The DNA window TGGCGCCGGGTACTCGCGTATATCATCGATTCGGTCCTCATGGGGCTGATCTGGGGTGTGACCGTGATCGCCGGGACGGCTCTCGGCGACACCGGGTCCATGTTGCTGGTGTTCGTGGGGCTTGTCGCAACGGTGGTCTACGGATTTTTGCTCGAGGGCTTGTACGGGTACACGCCCGGGAAGTACCTGTTGAGGCTGGTCGTCGCCAAGTCGGATGGCTCCAACTGTACAGTCAGCGCGTCGATACTACGGAACCTGCTGTGGATCGTCGACGCACTCCCGACGGCGAATCTGGTTGCGATGGTGCTGATACTGGTTACCGACGACAACCAACGGGTCGGTGACCTCGTCGCAGACACAGTTGTCGTGAAACAACAGTAGTCGAAGGCAGTCAGTGCTTGTGCGAACCTACGCTAGTGTCGATTCAACGCTGAACTGCCATATACAACCGAGAGACGGTCTATAGCTGGAATCTAGCAGATCACGACCGAAGGCCCACTACCTTGAAATAGAGAGATGAGACCACTGAAGAGCCGTTCTATTACGTCGTATCCACTGGTTTTGGATTGAGTTTCCCAGCGATCCACCCACCGAAGAAGCCGCCGAATACGCCGATTAGGGTCCCCAACACACCCACGAAAACGACAAGGATACACAGGAGCACAACTGCGAATACCTGCCCACCTTCCGAAGCCGACGTGATGAACCAGCTACGGAGAAAGTCAGACCACCACGCAAAGGCAGGCACCGTTCCGAGGATGCCGGCACCCATACCAGCTCTTTTGAAATGACCCGATCCGTTCGCAGCGAGAAACCCCGCAAAACCACTGCCAATAATCACTCCTGAAAGGCTATAATACGACTCTGCACCAACGAACAGATTATGTACAGTCACCGCCAGAATGCCGATCACTCCGCCGAAAAGGGCATATACATACGTTGGAGTATCCTCTTTGAGTACCCACTCTAACTGCATGTCGCCCAATTGACTGCAGAGACCGATATGGTCTCCGTTTAGTCAAATAGAATTTGAACCTTCGTCGGGTAGTGGCCACCACGTCTTGTCACTGTGAATCAACCGATGTGATGGCGTCTGTGTAGTGGGCGTTCAGTCGTGATCTGCTAGATTCCAGCTACAGACCGTCTCTCGGTTGTATATAGCAGTTCAGCGTTGAAGTGGCACTAGCCGATTCCCGATCAGAGCGTCAGAACCACCTATGGCCCGCATGAGAAGCCTACTGCTCCTGTCTCGTCATTCGTCGCTAGCCGCGACTAGTAGCAACGATAGAAGCCCCGAACGCAACTGGAAACAGTTAGCAAGCCCACACGTTCTATCGGGAGACTGTATGATGAGAAACAGAACGATACGCAACACTGAAACTGAGTGATTTCGCTCCTCTGAGTGGCCGTTCGGAGAAGAACTGGCCTAAGATCACGACTACGAGGTACCAGCGTCCATATCGGTCGAAGACAGGCGACTGTATAGCAAGTGATGACTTACCAAGGCGACTATATCTTGCTGAAATCTATGTCGTCGAAGTATTCAGGAGCAGTGGTTCGGGTCGCGTAGACGTACAACGCAGTTCTGGCGATCCCACTGAGCGCCTTCCCGACGAGTAGGCCGACGCTGACGGCAGTGACGCCAATCAGGAGGGTGGCTAACAGTTGGGCCGTCCCCAAGCCGGTTGTCACGACAAACGTGAGCCCTCCCAGAACGATGCCGACAAGCACTAACAAGAGCGTCACCACATCGATCGTTCCCAACGCACCGATGGACTCACCCCAAGTGTCTTTGAACGTCTGTGCGCTCTGCTTGAACATCTCCGTGACCGACGGATCCCGGAAAACGATTACCGGGACGATGAAGAAAGTCATCACGCTCCACGCGACTGCGAAGATCCCGGCGACGATCTGGGCGACGATGTTGCTTTCACTTTCGACCAATCGAATGATGACGCCGAGGATTGCGGCCACGAGCGACCAGGCCAACAGCGGCAGTTTCCGTTGCCAGGCGTTAGCGAGTGCGCTCCGAATCGACGGCTCGTTACCGTTGAACACAGTCGGTAGTTCCCATCACGTCAGCTGATAGCTACGACTGTCGTGGTTAGATTCTCAGGAAGCGTCTGGATGGGTGTTGATGAAGTGTTTATACCATCCAGACACTGTTCTTACGGCCTCTGACCTTGAAATCTTAGCGGAAGGCCTCCTCGCAGAGCTACCGATACCCGGAGTCGAAGGCTGCGGCTTCGACTCCGGGATTATCCGACGGACGCTCCTCCAAGCAGCTGTTGACCAGACCTCGATCAAGGCGGTCACCGACAGCACTCGTGGAACCTACTCCGACGACTACACGCTTGCTCAGCTTCACACCATCCCACCTGAAGAACTCGAAGCCACCGTCAACCTCCTCCTCAGACAACAGGCGACGATGATCCTCGGCCCCGGCCCGAGGATCATCTGTCTTGACTTCGTCGACGTCCACTACCACGGCTGTCCACACCACTCTCCCGGTGAACTCTGTCACACGACGCCCCGCGATGGCACCTCACAGTGCCATCGCTACCTCGCTGGATTCGTCCTCTGTCGGGCGAAACCACTCGTCGTCGCCGTCACTGCTGTTCGTGGAGACGAACCAATAAGCGACGCGGTCGAGCGACTGCTCGACCACGTCGCGGCACTTCCCTTCGATGTCGCCAGTCTCCTCTGTGACCGCGGGTTCTACAACGGGGCGTGCATCCAGCGGTTGCGTGAGACTGCTCCGGTCGTTCTCCCGGTCATCCGACGCGGCCAACGGATGGCCGAGAAACTAGAGACGTCGATCTCCTACTGGACGGAGTACACAATGTACGAGGGAAGCGAGCGGGAACTGCGCTTCCCGCTCGCTGTCTGTGTCTCCTACCGACAGGGCAAGCGGGGGAAGCACGGACTGCTTGTTCGTGCCTACATGGCGTGCGATCTGGCTGATCGCACGCCGAAGGAGGTTGAGGCTCTCTACCGGAAACGATCAGCCATCGAGACAGCCTTTCGAACCATGCGCGAAGCGCGTGCACGCACAACCACGACCGACCCGGTCGTTCGGTTGGTGTTCGTGCTGGTGAGTTTCCTGTTGC is part of the Salinigranum marinum genome and encodes:
- a CDS encoding RDD family protein, producing MKKHPTPKLGTSGDVIWRRVLAYIIDSVLMGLIWGVTVIAGTALGDTGSMLLVFVGLVATVVYGFLLEGLYGYTPGKYLLRLVVAKSDGSNCTVSASILRNLLWIVDALPTANLVAMVLILVTDDNQRVGDLVADTVVVKQQ
- a CDS encoding DUF5518 domain-containing protein, whose protein sequence is MQLEWVLKEDTPTYVYALFGGVIGILAVTVHNLFVGAESYYSLSGVIIGSGFAGFLAANGSGHFKRAGMGAGILGTVPAFAWWSDFLRSWFITSASEGGQVFAVVLLCILVVFVGVLGTLIGVFGGFFGGWIAGKLNPKPVDTT
- a CDS encoding DUF6159 family protein, with product MFNGNEPSIRSALANAWQRKLPLLAWSLVAAILGVIIRLVESESNIVAQIVAGIFAVAWSVMTFFIVPVIVFRDPSVTEMFKQSAQTFKDTWGESIGALGTIDVVTLLLVLVGIVLGGLTFVVTTGLGTAQLLATLLIGVTAVSVGLLVGKALSGIARTALYVYATRTTAPEYFDDIDFSKI
- a CDS encoding ISH3 family transposase produces the protein MKCLYHPDTVLTASDLEILAEGLLAELPIPGVEGCGFDSGIIRRTLLQAAVDQTSIKAVTDSTRGTYSDDYTLAQLHTIPPEELEATVNLLLRQQATMILGPGPRIICLDFVDVHYHGCPHHSPGELCHTTPRDGTSQCHRYLAGFVLCRAKPLVVAVTAVRGDEPISDAVERLLDHVAALPFDVASLLCDRGFYNGACIQRLRETAPVVLPVIRRGQRMAEKLETSISYWTEYTMYEGSERELRFPLAVCVSYRQGKRGKHGLLVRAYMACDLADRTPKEVEALYRKRSAIETAFRTMREARARTTTTDPVVRLVFVLVSFLLRNLWLIVRWGVLATPRRGGRALPVWFRFEVFRAWINHTLDELLHRKWEAPTNGVGIPATYGQLDAG